In one Brevibacillus composti genomic region, the following are encoded:
- a CDS encoding 3'-5' exoribonuclease YhaM family protein: protein MKYLLDYQEGERVVAYCLVKSKEAGVASNQSEYLNLELGDRSGTIAAKLWDVGPELKEAIQVKSIVKIDAVVQTYRGKKQLVIQRIRLATAADEVSMESLVPVSPVPPEELWEKLTKAVDSLKSPTLKTIVTEALRDPETGERLRSYPAGVRMHHQYYHGLLEHIVSLLAAAERLLPLYPQVDRDVLVATCILHDIGKLYELSDPIAPEYTTPGQLIGHLVMGVEMVSGICRKHGIPLGDAEVLHLKHCILSHHGEVENGWGSAVSGKTPTAILFHYLDMIDSKMNALGQTLTDMGEEEEWAYSAVVKRKIWRGF, encoded by the coding sequence ATGAAATATCTGCTGGACTATCAAGAGGGAGAGAGGGTAGTCGCGTACTGCCTGGTAAAAAGCAAAGAAGCGGGCGTGGCCAGCAATCAGAGCGAGTACCTCAATCTGGAACTGGGAGACCGCTCGGGCACGATCGCAGCCAAGCTGTGGGACGTAGGGCCTGAGCTGAAAGAAGCGATCCAGGTCAAGTCCATCGTAAAAATCGACGCGGTCGTGCAGACCTATCGAGGTAAAAAGCAGCTCGTCATCCAGCGGATCCGGCTTGCCACAGCCGCTGATGAAGTATCGATGGAGTCGCTGGTCCCGGTCTCTCCCGTCCCGCCTGAGGAGCTGTGGGAAAAGCTGACCAAAGCGGTAGACAGCCTGAAGAGCCCGACGCTGAAAACGATAGTGACAGAGGCGCTGCGGGATCCGGAGACGGGTGAACGCCTCCGCTCCTATCCGGCTGGCGTGCGGATGCATCATCAATACTACCACGGCTTGCTGGAGCATATCGTCTCCCTGCTCGCGGCGGCGGAGCGGCTGCTCCCGCTCTATCCCCAGGTGGACCGGGATGTGCTGGTGGCCACTTGCATCCTGCACGACATCGGCAAGCTGTACGAGCTGTCCGATCCGATCGCTCCCGAATACACGACGCCGGGCCAATTGATCGGCCATCTGGTGATGGGCGTCGAGATGGTGAGCGGCATCTGCCGCAAGCACGGCATTCCGCTGGGAGACGCGGAGGTGCTTCATCTCAAGCACTGCATCCTCAGCCACCACGGCGAGGTGGAGAACGGCTGGGGCAGCGCGGTCTCGGGCAAGACGCCGACGGCGATCCTTTTTCACTATTTGGACATGATCGACAGCAAGATGAACGCCCTCGGCCAGACCTTGACCGACATGGGAGAGGAAGAGGAGTGGGCGTATTCCGCTGTCGTCAAACGAAAAATCTGGCGCGGCTTCTGA